In a genomic window of Quercus lobata isolate SW786 chromosome 4, ValleyOak3.0 Primary Assembly, whole genome shotgun sequence:
- the LOC115987825 gene encoding zinc finger protein ZAT4-like, translated as MALIVDQQSNFKHFCKICKKGFGCGRALGGHMRAHGIGDESVHIDDEDPASDWEDKLGGNVPASNKRMYALRTNPNRLKSCRVCENCGKEFLSWKSFLEHGKCTSEDAESLVSSPGSDGDDGNGKRGCGWSKRKRSMRAKVGNFNNSNCPSSEEEDLANCLMMLSNANVDNMVVEAEESCASASKEEERRNTPMNFIPPISYKVPLDDNDDILDINIINENNNNNNNKNKGVAKGLFECKACKKVFNSHQALGGHRASHKKVKGCYAARLDHIEDSLADDDVISHEEFFPTKSNSTFQQLDHQGSNTPLASTSKRKSKVHECSICHRVFSSGQALGGHKRCHWITSNGPDSSALSKFHQFPDQLEPIIQKPKFDNSSELLDLKLDLNLPAPVDDVTGVRHDQIINPTSFGVSTDIFLQSWIAAKENEDNNHHHHHHHHLQNVDIDNNDNNSIIIINNSSNNNNNINNNNNNNNNSSCSMQNVEDEADSKVKLAKLSELKDMNMSGGSSPWLQVGIGSTTDDVAANP; from the coding sequence atgGCTTTGATTGTGGATCAACAATCAAACTTCAAACACTTTTGTAAAATTTGCAAGAAAGGTTTTGGTTGTGGAAGAGCACTAGGAGGGCACATGAGGGCACATGGAATAGGCGACGAGAGTGTCCACATTGATGATGAAGACCCAGCTAGTGATTGGGAAGACAAGCTTGGTGGCAATGTTCCTGCTAGCAACAAGCGCATGTATGCATTGAGAACCAACCCGAATCGGCTAAAGAGTTGTAGAGTTTGTGAAAATTGTGGTAAGGAGTTCTTGTCATGGAAGTCTTTTCTTGAACATGGTAAATGTACCTCTGAAGATGCTGAGTCCTTAGTTTCATCCCCGGGTTCTGATGGTGATGATGGCAATGGAAAAAGAGGGTGTGGTTggtctaaaagaaaaagatcaatGAGAGCTAAAGTGGGCAATTTCAATAACTCCAATTGCCCTTCTAGCGAGGAAGAAGACCTTGCAAATTGCTTAATGATGTTATCAAACGCAAATGTTGATAACATGGTGGTTGAGGCTGAGGAGTCTTGTGCATCAGctagtaaagaagaagaacgaagAAACACCCCCATGAATTTCATTCCTCCAATTTCATATAAGGTTCCTCTAGATGACAACGATGACATCCTcgacatcaacatcatcaacgaaaacaacaacaacaacaacaacaagaacaaaGGTGTGGCTAAAGGTTTGTTTGAGTGCAAAGCATGCAAGAAAGTTTTCAATTCCCACCAAGCATTAGGTGGTCATAGAGCTAGTCACAAAAAAGTTAAAGGTTGTTACGCTGCACGTCTCGACCACATTGAAGATAGTCTAGCCGATGATGATGTGATCTCACACGAAGAATTTTTCCCAACAAAATCGAACTCAACCTTTCAACAACTCGATCATCAAGGTTCTAACACACCATTGGCATCGACATCCAAGAGAAAATCAAAGGTGCATGAATGTTCAATATGTCACCGTGTTTTCTCATCTGGGCAAGCACTAGGTGGACATAAGAGGTGCCATTGGATCACATCCAATGGACCTGACTCTTCTGCACTATCTAAGTTTCATCAATTTCCAGACCAGTTGGAGCCAATTATTCAAAAGCCCAAGTTCGATAATTCATCAGAGTTGCTCGATCTCAAGCTCGATCTTAACCTTCCTGCACCAGTTGATGATGTTACTGGAGTTCGACATGACCAAATTATTAACCCTACTAGCTTTGGAGTTTCTACAGATATTTTTTTACAGTCTTGGATAGCTGCAAAGGAAAATGAAGATAataatcaccaccaccaccatcaccaccacctccaAAATGTCGACATTGACAACAACGATAACaatagcatcatcatcatcaacaacagcagcaacaacaacaacaacatcaataacaacaacaataataacaacaatagtAGTTGTTCAATGCAAAATGTGGAGGATGAAGCAGACAGTAAGGTGAAATTAGCTAAGCTAAGTGAGTTAAAGGACATGAACATGAGTGGAGGTTCCTCACCATGGTTGCAAGTGGGGATTGGTTCAACTACTGATGATGTGGCTGCTAAcccataa
- the LOC115985103 gene encoding uncharacterized protein LOC115985103 translates to MGQNALPTFVNLQRRGVNLCDICPACGKELESNFHVFVKCEVARRVWSCWVDSLVNLLNVIMDIIDIAMKIVESDCSQGLARTEGKWIAPPPGFFKINVDGAISENERNSSVGVVIRDVVGNVHVDCCKYLQGQYSVEEVEAMAMECGLILSKEQKLSHIILESDALTAVTSVTAVETNGCLGYVYQGIRSLFSSFSS, encoded by the exons ATGGGCCAGAATGCTCTTCCTACTTTTGTGAACTTGCAAAGAAGGGGTGTTAATCTTTGTGATATTTGTCCAGCTTGTGGGAAGGAGCTTGAATCGAATTTCCATGTTTTTGTTAAGTGTGAAGTGGCTAGGAGAGTGTGGAGTTGTTGGGTAGATAGTCTAGTTAATTTGCTGAATGTAATTATGGATATTATAGATATTGCTATGAAAATAGTTGAATCGG ATTGCTCTCAAGGCTTGGCTCGGACAGAAGGGAAGTGGATAGCGCCTCCTCCAGGATTTTTCAAGATCAATGTTGATGGTGCCATATCTGAAAATGAAAGGAACTCAAGTGTGGGAGTAGTTATAAGGGATGTAGTTGGTAATGTTCATgttgattgttgtaaatatcTTCAGGGTCAATATTCGGTGGAGGAAGTTGAAGCGATGGCTATGGAGTGTGGTCTAATTCTTTCCAAAGAGCAAAAGCTATCTCATATCATCTTGGAATCTGATGCACTAACAGCTGTTACTAGTGTCACAGCAGTTGAAACAAATGGTTGTCTTGGTTATGTGTATCAGGGGATTCGTAGTTTGTTTTCTTCGTTTAGTAGCTAG